A region from the Deltaproteobacteria bacterium genome encodes:
- a CDS encoding branched-chain amino acid ABC transporter permease yields the protein MYALIALGYTMVYGIIALINFAHGEFLMMGSFLGALLINRVQGTPLIVGLALAMVSSGLIAVVTERVAYKPLREQPKIFVLTAAIAVSVLLQNVARLIFGASAIAFPAAFPEGSINFDGLGIWIEYSQLIIVVLSVVLMVQLWYFVNKTKIGMAMRATAQDIEAARLMGINTDRIISITFYIGASLAGAVGVLYGMQYSVDPLMGVQPGLAAFVAAVLGGIGSLPGAMIGGVLIGVIENLVAGYLSSTYQSAITFLILILVLSIKPTGLLGRKTVVKV from the coding sequence ATGTACGCACTGATCGCTTTAGGCTATACGATGGTCTACGGCATTATTGCTTTAATTAATTTTGCGCACGGCGAATTCTTGATGATGGGATCATTCCTTGGCGCATTATTGATCAATCGGGTGCAGGGTACCCCGCTGATCGTTGGGTTGGCGCTTGCGATGGTCTCATCGGGGCTCATTGCCGTCGTGACCGAGCGTGTCGCCTATAAACCACTGCGTGAGCAACCCAAAATTTTTGTGCTTACCGCGGCCATTGCGGTGTCAGTTTTGCTGCAAAATGTGGCACGCCTTATCTTTGGTGCCTCTGCCATTGCCTTCCCTGCAGCGTTCCCAGAGGGCAGTATTAATTTTGATGGGTTGGGTATATGGATTGAGTATTCTCAGCTTATTATCGTCGTGCTCAGCGTGGTGCTCATGGTGCAGCTCTGGTATTTCGTCAACAAAACTAAAATTGGTATGGCGATGCGAGCGACTGCGCAGGACATTGAGGCAGCACGGCTTATGGGTATCAATACGGATCGCATTATTTCCATTACTTTTTACATCGGCGCTAGCTTGGCGGGCGCTGTCGGTGTCCTCTACGGCATGCAATATTCCGTCGATCCTTTGATGGGAGTGCAGCCAGGGCTGGCAGCCTTTGTAGCAGCGGTGCTTGGGGGCATTGGGTCGCTGCCGGGCGCTATGATTGGTGGTGTCCTCATTGGCGTCATTGAAAACTTAGTCGCTGGTTATCTGTCGAGTACCTACCAAAGTGCCATCACGTTTTTGATTTTGATTTTGGTGCTCTCCATCAAGCCAACTGGTCTCCTTGGTCGTAAGACCGTAGTGAAAGTTTGA
- a CDS encoding branched-chain amino acid ABC transporter permease: MDTVLTIFRELGPTIYSSLELIGVYVILALSLNMINGMAGMFSIGHAGFWAVGAYSAAAVTVHGPVALGGPLLLVISIVVAMVAAGVAGFILAVPCLRLTGDYLAIVTLGFSIIIVTLLYNFEYMGAATGVSTPILASKGVIWFMVLLTLIVYYRLQFSSLGRTIQALREDEIAAQSVGLNRVRLKTIVFVIGAAMAGLAGALYASSQTYLSPAGFEFDKSIKLLTMVVLGGLGSITGVAVAAVLLTLLPEVLRLFSLDAYQMLVFSGMLLVMVLLRPQGLMGRYEIWDLPLLRRYWRPGGAESKS; encoded by the coding sequence ATGGATACAGTTCTAACAATCTTTCGCGAGCTCGGGCCCACCATCTACTCCTCGTTGGAGCTGATTGGTGTTTATGTGATTCTCGCGCTCAGCTTAAACATGATTAATGGAATGGCTGGTATGTTTTCCATTGGCCATGCCGGTTTTTGGGCAGTGGGTGCTTACAGTGCTGCTGCCGTCACTGTGCATGGTCCGGTGGCTCTGGGTGGGCCTTTGTTGCTCGTCATCAGCATAGTCGTTGCTATGGTAGCGGCGGGGGTAGCGGGTTTTATTCTGGCAGTGCCGTGCTTGAGACTCACAGGCGACTATTTAGCGATCGTGACTCTCGGGTTTTCGATCATCATTGTGACGTTGCTTTACAACTTTGAGTATATGGGGGCGGCGACCGGTGTTAGCACCCCCATACTAGCTAGCAAGGGTGTCATATGGTTCATGGTGCTGCTGACCTTGATTGTCTATTACCGGCTGCAGTTTTCGAGTCTTGGACGTACCATCCAGGCGCTACGCGAGGATGAAATTGCGGCGCAATCCGTGGGACTCAACCGGGTGCGCTTAAAGACGATAGTCTTTGTCATTGGGGCGGCGATGGCTGGGCTGGCAGGAGCTCTCTATGCCAGCTCGCAAACATACTTGAGTCCAGCTGGATTTGAGTTTGATAAGAGTATCAAGCTCCTGACCATGGTTGTACTTGGGGGGCTAGGGTCCATCACAGGGGTGGCAGTTGCGGCGGTGTTACTCACGCTACTGCCTGAGGTTTTGCGGCTCTTCAGTCTGGATGCTTACCAGATGCTTGTTTTTTCCGGAATGTTGCTCGTCATGGTGCTACTAAGGCCGCAGGGTTTGATGGGGCGCTATGAAATTTGGGATCTGCCACTGCTCCGACGTTATTGGCGCCCTGGTGGTGCGGAGTCTAAATCATGA